Genomic DNA from Danio rerio strain Tuebingen ecotype United States chromosome 5, GRCz12tu, whole genome shotgun sequence:
agctggtcaactgtatggtatggaaaccttatatacctgctagatgaacccgtctcatacagctgccattgcaaggctcaaagacactttgtagagtgcaatttaacaactgcctctaggagtcgccaatggaaataaaacagacacgcacaaaaaatgtgcgtacgccagccataaaggtGGCGTGGAGGtgtgcacattcccacgttcagttcatcgttagttaatccaaacgtgagcgattctgagcgtgaaacctggcgtacgcaaagtttttgtgcgtatacagcgttgatacatgaggcccctcaTCTTGATccactagagcacctttgagGTGTAGTGGAATGAGAGatccgcatcatggatgtgcagtcgacaacaGCAACTGCAGGATGTTATTATGagaatatggaccaaaatttctgaggaatatttcagtaccttgttgaatctatgccatgaagaattagGGCAATTCTAAagacaaaagagggtccaacccggtactagcaaagtgtacctaataaagtgcccgGTGAGTCTATATTTTTTCACATCTGAAAAACTTGGGCTTCAAATCGAATATAATGTTGAACACACAGTGCTTCAGTATACCCCTTGAAAGTTCTTGGTAGAGGTCAAGCCAGTTAAACCAATTGCAACAGCCAAAGTATAAAGGGAGAATGAGTAATGCTAATAAAAATAGCTTATTATTCCAGCAATTAACCTAAAAAGCTAGACACATTCAAACATCTTACTGCATACAAAACATAAAAAGGCCCAGAGGTAAAATGGCAGCTTTctataaaacagaataaaaattcATGCAAAATGAACGTAGTTTATATTTGCCAGTGCTTTTGTTGCTTATGGCAAATTTGATGGTACATTAGCTTTAGAGTGCTCCATGACGGTCCAGAATCATTAAACATTAATACACAATTATGGAATAGATTTTTAATGGCTCTACTTTGTTTTAATCAGGGCCTGTGTCCAGGGAAGAGTTATCATAGAATCTGGCTGACTGATTTAGGGGTGGCTGGTTTTTTAATGGCCTGTTCTCTATGACCTTAGCATTCTGGCACCGGCTAAGATAGCATCTTTGTTCTCAAGGACACAGTGTTATAGTGATACATAAACGCTTACGCTAAGCCACAACACTAAGAGATCTAGGAAAGTCACGCTGACAGTAGAGATAACATGCTGCTCACGACATTAAACAAAAGTTTGCAGTGATACAACTACTTAAAAGTGAATGTGGAATTATGGCTCATTTTTGTCATTCAAGTGGAcattaacaaaaatacattatttttgtcattgtcTGCACACTGAGTCTGACAACAGCCAGTGCTCTACACACAGATCTGATCTGCTAATCATCCAGTCTGTCTGAAATTTACATAAAGAAACTGAGACAAACTAAATCCGGAAGAACTTTGGCAACGTCTTTAAGATGTGCAAAAAaaagtaaacgacagtaaacattggtaaatattcgctgctAGCCATTTAGATTCGGGTATGAGCTAACATTACACTAAAACAActgggaaaataaaataaatctaatctGGTAAACGCACAATTTCTGATCGGGACAGTGGCCTCTGTAAGGTCTAGCCAGTTAGTCCAACGACGGTGTATACTGGTGGACGAAGGTTCACTGGATATTCGGCCTTTCcggtgcacaatgttgatttactttaaatttaactcatatctgactccaattttagtatgaggtggtttagaatattaatatatttattttagttttatttgactccaattataaaatatttaatgagattatttagttttttttaatattactttagattatgattgaataatTTCTTTGATTAGTTATTGTATATTATTCCTGTTCATTCGGATTCCTATAACATCCTTAGTCTTGTACCAGCCGAGTATAAAATCTCTTaaacacaagcatgtcagtcttggtcatcaAACAGGCGATTAACCACTATTCTAAAAAGGCAGAAACCAACTTGCTCAGTTTACAATATTTGTtgtgtggtccccatagatctgttgcCTACTAAATCACAAAACTATTTACTCGAAATCataatcagcaatgcaacgattggctaacgcacagcagcgtaatgacatcatctgattgaTATTCAGTTATCCAtgcgagcaaaattacataaaattagaagtaaacggtttgttaaaaatcccacgcaataactttccacatctgttgtgagctgcaggctctgcactttcatgtgtcaagagtaatCGTCATGTATtgcaatgcatatcaatgtattttgaaaggaataactgtataaattaattttgcatcataaaagcattttgatatcagTAAAGGTGTCTACAAGCAAAGCCTCAAATCATTGGTATATTAGCAGTCACAACAAGTgaatgactgcataaattatcctttaaaaataaagtcaaatattgTGCATCTACACATcggtatttaaaatgttaatatcaaTAAATTTAACTTTGagccaccaggtggcagtctttgtacttttattttgaagtgcaCATTGcataaattgtattaatatatatattttttaacttatgtatgtatgtatgtatatatatatatgtgtgtgtatatatatatatatatatatatatatatatatatatatatatatatatacacacacacatatatacatacatatacggtaacaaaatatcagcatttggtacatactttcagtcaggggcgttgctagacataaagctctactgagGCACGCACCCCATTCCCCCTCAAAaatcaataaaagttttattgttattatacaattatttttctaaataatctTAAATGTACCTGGAAAACAATGTTAAGACAAGATGCTAAGAtcatttaagaaatcttttgcacAAATTTTAATTTGAATGAAATTCTAAAGacaattcaataaaatacaaaaaaataaatgttttatagaatCATCTGTTGTCTTAGACTTGACTCATGGCAGGAAATTAGGTTTTTTAAGTCTTACCTACCTGACTTGTCATCCCTTCTTTttgcttcatacaaaaaaaaaatctaccaggAGGCATGCTTAGTGAGATCACaatcaaattgtttaaactttagttttgtcaacTTGCAAAACTAAAAAGGCGGTTACTTTGGTTTTACAACGCATTAGTGCCGCGTGAGCAGCAAGTAACTATCGGGACTCGCACTTGGGAGAAGAGCAGCTCATGCGAGAGGCGCACGGGATctctgcgcgcacacacagagatgcatcagtttgctttttgattaaagtacattgctttcaccagcgttgGTTTAattgcacatagagaataacatttttattttggaattACCACACTCAATAAACACACTTGTATATGAAGTAAATCATATCTGCATGTGCCCCTGCTTTCAGTATTATATTTGTTTGAACtcacccgatctaatcctgtttatataaaatgaACCTGTTCATAAGCAGGTttaagctaccagaactgttgctatgacaacaagtctcagatgagttttgaagaactaaacgatcctggatcatgtcaaatcatcaatattcaaatccagctaattgagtaatccacgtatgaagaacagacccctggtgcttcgttttcccccagccaaaagacatgtggtataggtgaactgaatatgctaaattgtccgtagtgtatgtgtgtgaatgcaagtgtgtatgcgTGTCTCCCATTGCGTtatggctgtaagggcatccgctacataaaacttatgctggataagaaGGCTGTTCattcgctgtagcgacccctgattaataaagggactaagtcgaaaagaaaaaaaaatattatattgtataactGCAGATAAGCTGCATACATGCTTCACAGCTGTACTGTCAACTCTACTCACACCTTATTTTCttatgattttgattgtaatgaaaATGTGCACGTTTTGTATTTAACCTATTTTGCAATGTGGAAGTGCACTtgcttgttttagaacttccgattcatttgcctatgggagaaatgactagtaatattaaatggcataaatcagtacttgctctacaaacaagtgttcatttgtaaacataaactttagcattatttaataagaaaaaaaatatcagtttacaacagccttgaactagctaatcaagctctttttatATACTAAAAACTTATgggcaagtgtgttgaaggaagttgaagttaaactatgcaggacaccggccctccaggactgagtttgaagaCCCCTGACTTGGATTGACAGATGGGCTTTCTCATTTGAAAAGAAAGCCCGGTATAATGAACGAGTGAAAACAGTATTTAACTGgtcattttatttacaataacatAATAGAATCCACACCAGAAGAAACAGAGCTGTGTTGTGCAAGAATCACACCCGAcctaaaaaacaacacacaaaatagcCATGAGAAATATTACAATGACATTACTGAATCTGAATATTGAGACATCGTGAACCACATAATTTCAAATTgtaattgattgattgaacatTAAAAGGTACTTGTGCTCAGAATGTTTATGATGCAATGTTACTTACAATGTATGACTGGTAGGAGCTTCACTTCTTCAGGATCTGATGCCTGACAACAATGAAGGGGAAGGCGAATCCACTGCCGAAGAACAGCACCATCATGCCAAGAAGCCTCCACTTGTTCTCTACTGAGAAAGGCAGgttctgcaaaaaaataaataaaaaatacaataaataatttgaGAATTACTGCAAACACAGAGTAAGAATATGAATGCTAAAAGTTGAATTAGTTTTCAATTCCCTGATAAAAGTTTTCGATTGCAATAGAGAAGCAAAATTGATCACAACTTCCTGGCATTGCTAATGAATAAGTTAGACATGGTCATTAGACTTACTTATTCAGACGAAAATTAAAGAGCAACATctttttaattctatttttaacAGCTACATAAAACATAATTATCAAAACTATtgataaaaattaaatagaaaagatGATGACCTGCAACTTAATTTACATGATCGAGAGAAATCTGTAAAGCAGGAGGGCTAGGATAACCAGTTAAAGGACGTTACTTACAATTGCACAATAATACACCTTTAAGTAGCTTACACTTCACCCACATTGCCATTTGcataccttttatttatttaatacctgttttgagttttttctgttgaacagaggATAATTTGAAGAAAACGATAAAATGGGTAACCATTTACTTTCATGGTAATTGTTTATCCTATCATGGAAATCAATGGTAAGTTTTCATCTAAATATCTTtctttgtttaacagaaataaatacactcaaataaactcataaaggtataAAAATTTGCGCGGgtagagtacattttcatttttacactaactataaaattaaagtcaatttTCCTGCATTTACGTACTTTTATTTGATATTCATTTCTTTTGATATTCATTAAATGTCTCTGTCTTGTAAATAAGCATTTACTACATAGGCACATGCTAAGCTAAAGTAAGCTAACGTTATGCTATGCTAATGAAGCTCATGCATCCGGTCTATGGAGATAAATCATAATACAACAAGCAATACGTTAAATTTACAGGACGTTAATTCCATTAAGTACAAAGCAAACAAACCAATTATTTATAACAAACGTTAAGCACTTAAAACGTCCTCTATTCAGGCTTTAGATGAACATCAGGCCTCTGCCGGCCAAACATACATCCGCTAAAGATTTAAACAACAATTGGATTGTTTATCTCGCATCCGAAAACCTACGTACCTTTCCTGGTCCCTCCGCATAGTGACTGGAGCGAACCGCGGACGTGGCAAACCGACGAACAGCTTGTCCGAGCATTGTTTTCAGCTGAAGTGTTGGATCTGCGCGACCTGTATATGACTCTCAACGACCTTCCTGTCTGTAGATAGAGGGCGAACAGTCTTATGGGTAACGCGACACACCGCAAGTTATTGTGGGAAATGGAGTTTCAATGCAGGCGCTTTCAAAGTCACGTACACGAGGACAAAACAATATCAGAATAAATCAAGAAAATTAATAGGGCTTTAGTTGTCTAAATGCTTTGACCATTGTTGTATAAGTAGTGTAGGATACTCTAAAGTAAATAGGTCTAATCTTTAGATTAGAGTTAAAGTGAAATTTCTATAGTTTATaaccattataaaataatttctgtGGATCTCCTTatgccttttctttctttctttctttctttctttctttctttctttctttctttctttctttctttctttctttctttcttccttttttacaAAACGATTTTTCTTGTGTGTGCAAACAAACTTggcaacaaatcttttttttttttttttttttttggacatgcTCAAAGAGTGGTTCAAATAGAAACGGGATGAAACAATGAAGATTTTCAGATTCACAGTCAAGGCCTAATAGAGTGAAGGAACTATGACATCACTTTGTAGacagctgctagcataaaactggttccctcgataaaaCCCCTATAGAATTTTCCCATATGCTTtttgaagattgcaaataataagctctgtgttcaaacacagttcattacacttaggctacacgttttgtccagccagATAATTCTCACACGAAAATACATCTTTGAGCACTTTTGGTTCTTAAATGCAATTGCAAGATCTGAAAAGCTAAAATTAGGCTATGCATGCCAGCTTGTGGTAAAGAGAGGTTTTGGCTGTCTTCTAACATAATCCATCCAAAAAGTTTGCTTTGTTGAGCTGTTTGAAATTAACTGTaaagaaactgaataaataaagaaataaataaataaagtttgaaATAGGCTTTTAAATGTACTACAAATtggcagtgttggggagtaattagttacatgtatgtaatttagttacaaaacaaatgtaacaataatttgttacagttactgagaaaaaaattgtaattaaattacagttacttatgaaaGTTGTAAAGATtacaaatgatatatatatatatatatatatatatatatatatatatatatatatatatatatatatatatatatatatatatatatatatatatatatataaatttacagtagtaaaggctaaagtatactgtggtaattactatttaatatttacaaatgaTACTACATTatagtgtaatttattaattaagagttgtaaatatatatccaatgcttattcctaaatatttccctttatattaaattactatagtattttaaatgtgtaacacctggttttaatgcattttttgtttgccgttatatactataatttgtttgtttagtacagcatattatttacagcagtggttctcaaacttttttcaccaagtaccacctcagaaaaaaaattgtctctccaagtaccaccataatgaccagtattaaaatatAGTAGCGTTgaaggcctaattaagcagctacagctgtTCACAGTTCAAAAACGAGGCAGGTTAATTCAtcttattaagaatatttattattgtcagccacttttaaCACAAATAGTTTGACCATTAACACTGTGCTTGcaggcaaaaacaaacaaacaaacaaacaaacaaacaaacaaacaaacaaacaaacaaacaaaaaaaaaaaggtttaaattaaaatgtgctttctaaagttcattaaaaatggcactgttcttgaaaagcaaaaagaaaactgctgtacttaaatctaaagtattaacatagtagcccattcatcaaaacctggaaatgttgcttggacttTATAAAGAAAGGCTATGTGTCATATTTATACACTTTCTGActaattttgaaatatgttgcatgtaaatatgacagggttactacagacacagcctaatgaaaatcaaggacTTTTAAGAACTTTTTCCCCTATTTTCATATTCAAGAccgacatgctatgtattgaacaCCTGAATTGTATTCtaagcaacccataaaacattgcataggaatttatacaaataaaatccattaataataataatatttattaatcatatattaatcataaaataaacctgcactaaatgtgtttgtgaaatgttttgtacttaagtaaaaatactatcacactgctaaaataataaacattttagtaaataatactaatattaggtaaaagtacaaagtactcttttaaaaagtactaattagttacttaaaaaaaataaaatcatgacaattaatctttttcaatagcacagCCAAAACAACCACATACTCTATAACAGGTTCTCGACCTTTTACACTTCGGGACCCACTTCTTTTTCCTATCAATGTTTGAAGtcccacctgtctgacattttctctaaaatatttgtataaaatgttcatttgaacctttatttattaacaatatacaatatattaacaatatttttttcaacacatttgtaaacataagagttttaataactcatttatttgatctttgccatgataacagtaaataatagtttaatagaaaatttttaaaacacttctatacagctcaaagtgacttttaaaggcttaactaggttaattaggttaactaggcaggttagggtaattaggcaagttattgtataatgatagtttgttctgtagacttactacagaagaaaaaaatatattatcagacatgctgtgaaaatttcctcgctctgttaaacatcatttgagaaatatttaaaaaggcaaaaaaaaaaaaaaaagattaaataattaatttaaataataattctgacttcaactgtgtatatatatatatatatatatatatatatatatatatatatatatatattacctttGTTGTGCCTTCTGTTGATTTCTGAtgattttggtcataattgtaattacaattatttaaaacgattattagatgaagtcaaaattattagcgctcctgataatttttttaaaaataaatatttctcaaatgatgtttaacagagcaaggaattttaacagtatttcctcttatattttttttttcttctgaagaaaggcttatttgttttatcttgactagaataaaagcaggtttaaatatattgaaacctattttaaggtcaatattattggcccttttaagcaatttattgtttgattgtctgcagaagaaactactgttacacaatgacttgcctaattaccctaattaagcctttgaatcgcactttgaatctgaatgca
This window encodes:
- the cox7c gene encoding cytochrome c oxidase subunit 7C, mitochondrial; the protein is MLGQAVRRFATSAVRSSHYAEGPGKNLPFSVENKWRLLGMMVLFFGSGFAFPFIVVRHQILKK